The Corynebacterium suranareeae genome window below encodes:
- the pdxS gene encoding pyridoxal 5'-phosphate synthase lyase subunit PdxS, which translates to MTETQETFQATTRVKRGLADMLKGGVIMDVVTPEQARIAEDAGASAVMALERVPADIRSQGGVARMSDPDLIEGIVNAVSIPVMAKARIGHFVEAQVLEALGVDFIDESEVLSPADYTHHINKWKFDVPFVCGATNLGEALRRITEGAAMIRSKGEAGTGDVSEAVRHLRTIRGDINRLRSLDEDELFVAAKEFQAPYDLVREVAITGKLPVVTFVAGGVATPADAALVRQMGAEGVFVGSGIFKSGNPAARAAAIVKAATLFDDPSVIADVSRGLGEAMVGINVSDVPAPHRLAERGW; encoded by the coding sequence ATGACCGAAACTCAAGAAACTTTTCAAGCAACCACCCGCGTAAAGCGCGGACTCGCCGACATGCTCAAGGGTGGTGTGATCATGGATGTGGTCACCCCTGAACAAGCACGCATCGCAGAAGACGCAGGCGCCAGCGCTGTCATGGCACTGGAGCGCGTTCCTGCCGATATCCGTTCTCAAGGCGGCGTTGCCCGCATGAGTGATCCGGATCTGATCGAGGGAATCGTCAATGCGGTTTCCATTCCGGTCATGGCGAAAGCACGCATCGGTCACTTCGTGGAGGCGCAGGTTCTGGAAGCTCTCGGCGTTGATTTCATCGATGAGTCCGAGGTGCTTAGCCCTGCTGATTACACTCACCACATCAACAAGTGGAAGTTCGATGTTCCTTTCGTGTGTGGCGCAACCAACCTTGGTGAAGCTCTGCGACGTATCACCGAAGGTGCTGCCATGATCCGCTCCAAGGGTGAGGCCGGCACCGGCGATGTCTCTGAGGCAGTCCGTCACCTGCGTACCATTCGCGGCGATATCAACCGCCTGCGTTCTCTCGATGAGGATGAACTTTTCGTTGCCGCCAAGGAATTCCAGGCGCCATATGATCTGGTCCGTGAAGTCGCTATCACTGGCAAGCTACCAGTGGTCACCTTCGTTGCCGGCGGCGTTGCCACTCCAGCCGATGCCGCACTCGTGCGCCAGATGGGTGCAGAAGGCGTATTCGTCGGCTCAGGCATCTTCAAATCGGGCAATCCAGCCGCGCGCGCCGCAGCGATCGTCAAGGCTGCAACGCTTTTCGACGACCCCTCCGTCATCGCCGATGTATCCCGCGGCCTGGGCGAAGCCATGGTGGGCATCAACGTATCTGACGTCCCAGCACCTCACCGACTTGCTGAGCGCGGCTGGTGA
- the pdxT gene encoding pyridoxal 5'-phosphate synthase glutaminase subunit PdxT — MIVGVLALQGGIEEHVKALEALGVQTRKVRVPKDLDGLDGIVIPGGESTVMDKLARTFCVAEPLAALIREGLPVFATCAGLIYLAQKLENPARGQQTLGVLDVVVRRNAFGTQRESFDTTVDVAWDGASFEGVQASFIRAPIVTECGAVQAIGVLKTGEVVGVRQGNIVALSFHPEETGDYRIHQAWLDLIGKQAELAI, encoded by the coding sequence GTGATCGTTGGTGTCTTAGCTCTTCAAGGTGGAATCGAAGAGCATGTTAAAGCCCTGGAAGCACTTGGAGTGCAGACTCGAAAAGTGCGTGTTCCAAAAGATCTTGACGGGCTTGACGGCATAGTTATCCCTGGTGGCGAATCCACGGTGATGGATAAACTTGCTCGCACATTCTGCGTGGCAGAACCTTTGGCAGCGCTCATCCGTGAAGGGCTGCCGGTCTTTGCGACCTGCGCTGGTTTGATCTATCTGGCCCAAAAGTTAGAAAATCCGGCTCGAGGCCAGCAGACCTTAGGCGTGCTGGATGTGGTGGTGCGTCGAAACGCGTTCGGTACCCAACGCGAATCTTTCGACACCACCGTTGACGTTGCTTGGGACGGCGCATCGTTTGAGGGTGTGCAGGCCTCGTTTATCAGAGCACCCATCGTCACCGAGTGTGGTGCGGTGCAAGCGATCGGTGTTCTCAAGACCGGGGAAGTAGTTGGTGTGCGGCAAGGCAATATCGTGGCACTGTCTTTCCATCCCGAAGAAACCGGTGACTACCGCATCCACCAAGCCTGGCTTGACCTGATTGGAAAACAAGCTGAACTGGCGATTTGA
- a CDS encoding CPBP family intramembrane glutamic endopeptidase has protein sequence MIIGGILIYLYAPMFRRHWRALKQARLKATVLVVAGAIGLQIVIQIVRAVMDALQVPSTNLFDLTTTDSVYSPDLTMISSVGFALMAFAMLSPNITVFIEEIVFRYTLLEKLPIWRNALTIGLTVVVNSVVFGLIHLGNFDGDVSAIVPYMFAGLLMNLVYIWTRNAWIPALMHLLNNATLTFGALILIGVLRLFGAVYTGWLESLHLTCTPKRGSCWGIRCAGHQKEKNPHSPCSRTTICRK, from the coding sequence GTGATCATTGGTGGCATCCTCATCTATTTGTATGCACCGATGTTCCGACGCCATTGGCGAGCACTAAAGCAGGCCCGGTTGAAGGCAACCGTCTTAGTCGTCGCTGGTGCGATTGGCTTGCAGATAGTCATTCAAATTGTGCGCGCAGTAATGGATGCTCTTCAGGTGCCCAGCACAAACCTCTTCGATCTAACCACGACGGATAGTGTGTACTCCCCAGACCTGACGATGATAAGCAGTGTTGGTTTTGCACTCATGGCATTTGCGATGCTTTCTCCCAACATCACTGTTTTTATTGAAGAGATTGTATTCCGCTACACATTGCTGGAAAAGCTACCTATTTGGAGGAATGCTCTTACTATCGGGTTGACCGTTGTGGTCAATAGTGTGGTTTTCGGTTTGATTCACCTTGGTAATTTCGACGGCGACGTTTCAGCTATCGTTCCTTATATGTTTGCTGGTTTGTTGATGAACCTGGTGTATATCTGGACCCGCAACGCTTGGATACCGGCATTGATGCATTTGCTCAACAATGCAACGCTGACTTTCGGTGCACTCATTTTGATTGGTGTGTTGAGGCTATTCGGCGCAGTCTATACTGGGTGGCTGGAGTCACTGCACCTTACTTGTACCCCTAAACGGGGGAGCTGTTGGGGTATAAGATGTGCAGGTCACCAGAAGGAAAAGAATCCACATTCCCCCTGCTCGCGGACTACTATCTGCCGGAAATGA
- a CDS encoding S1 family peptidase — protein MRISVSRRAIFATSILMAGVSIFAPAANAAETPASEWVNTTAIVDQANAQLAQFGVSVDRGVAENFDQQVNSQIDAALAPYGDEVATSGGQVVEQTLQLVEQEAQKALPNYQVRTDIQSQIMGATPGEVLHRVPGSWFDAPAVPEESKIVEEQGKSLYGPGTPIYLNGNSMCTLAVTGTDADGRKIGITAGHCGKSGDAVRSADSYWVGDSGTVVYNAPNSDYSVIEFGSNAELSNSYNGITANAVGGGVANGQEVCKNGVATGYTCGLVWTADQRMTMSQVCAGRGDSGAPLIAGGRVVGLVSGGVIPDYNLACTTPLQGPFFMPTLSVNMDSIITDLDSQNLPGRGFQPTAG, from the coding sequence ATGCGCATATCGGTCTCACGCCGCGCCATTTTTGCAACGTCCATTTTGATGGCGGGGGTGAGCATCTTCGCACCTGCAGCCAATGCGGCGGAAACCCCAGCTTCGGAGTGGGTGAATACAACTGCAATCGTTGATCAAGCGAATGCTCAGTTGGCGCAGTTTGGCGTGAGCGTTGATCGAGGCGTCGCTGAAAATTTTGATCAGCAAGTAAACTCTCAGATTGATGCAGCATTGGCACCTTATGGAGATGAGGTAGCAACGTCAGGTGGCCAAGTTGTGGAGCAAACTCTGCAGCTAGTGGAGCAGGAAGCGCAAAAAGCATTACCTAATTATCAGGTGCGCACCGATATTCAATCGCAAATTATGGGTGCTACTCCGGGAGAAGTTTTACACCGAGTCCCAGGATCGTGGTTTGATGCGCCTGCCGTTCCGGAGGAATCCAAAATTGTAGAGGAACAGGGCAAATCACTGTACGGGCCCGGCACTCCGATTTACCTCAACGGCAACTCGATGTGCACACTCGCGGTGACTGGCACAGATGCGGATGGTCGAAAGATTGGTATCACCGCAGGGCACTGTGGAAAATCAGGAGATGCGGTTCGTTCTGCTGATTCTTATTGGGTCGGTGATTCTGGAACTGTGGTGTACAACGCCCCTAACTCCGATTACTCCGTTATTGAATTTGGTTCAAATGCTGAATTAAGCAATTCCTACAACGGCATTACTGCAAATGCTGTTGGTGGGGGAGTCGCAAATGGTCAGGAAGTGTGTAAAAACGGGGTTGCTACGGGTTACACCTGTGGTTTGGTGTGGACTGCCGATCAACGCATGACTATGTCTCAGGTGTGTGCAGGTCGTGGAGATTCGGGTGCTCCGTTGATCGCGGGTGGACGCGTCGTCGGTCTTGTTTCCGGTGGTGTTATTCCTGATTACAACCTGGCGTGTACTACTCCGCTGCAGGGACCATTTTTCATGCCGACATTATCGGTGAATATGGATAGCATCATCACCGATCTGGATTCTCAGAATCTTCCCGGCCGAGGTTTCCAACCAACAGCAGGGTAG
- the hisN gene encoding histidinol-phosphatase: MSNYADDLALALELAELADSITLDRFESSDLEVTSKPDMTPVSDADLATEEALREKIATARPSDSILGEEFGGDVEFSGRQWIIDPIDGTKNYVRGVPVWATLIALLDNGKPVAGVISAPALARRWWASEGAGAWRTFNGSSPRKLSVSQVSKLDDASLSFSSLSGWSERDLRDKFVSLTDTTWRLRGYGDFFSYCLVAEGAVDIAAEPEVSLWDLAPLSILVTEAGGKFTSLAGVDGPHGGDAVATNGILHDETLARLK; encoded by the coding sequence ATGAGCAACTATGCAGATGATTTAGCCCTAGCCCTCGAACTCGCCGAACTCGCCGACTCCATCACCCTCGACCGCTTTGAGTCCTCTGACCTAGAAGTCACCTCCAAACCAGATATGACTCCGGTCAGTGACGCCGATCTGGCGACCGAAGAAGCACTCCGCGAGAAAATCGCCACCGCCCGCCCGTCCGATTCCATCCTCGGTGAAGAATTCGGCGGCGACGTAGAATTCAGCGGACGCCAATGGATCATCGACCCCATCGACGGCACCAAAAACTACGTCCGCGGCGTCCCGGTCTGGGCAACACTCATCGCACTGCTCGACAACGGCAAACCCGTCGCAGGTGTCATCTCCGCACCCGCACTAGCCAGGCGCTGGTGGGCATCCGAAGGGGCCGGCGCATGGCGCACCTTCAACGGCAGCTCCCCACGCAAGCTGTCCGTGTCCCAGGTGTCAAAGCTTGACGACGCCTCCCTCTCCTTCTCCTCCCTCTCCGGCTGGTCCGAACGAGATTTGCGCGACAAGTTCGTCTCCCTCACCGATACCACCTGGCGACTCCGCGGCTACGGCGATTTCTTCTCCTATTGCCTCGTCGCCGAAGGTGCTGTAGATATCGCAGCCGAACCAGAGGTAAGTCTTTGGGATCTGGCGCCTCTGTCTATCCTGGTCACCGAAGCAGGAGGAAAATTCACCTCACTGGCAGGCGTCGATGGCCCTCACGGCGGCGATGCAGTTGCCACCAACGGAATCCTCCACGATGAGACGCTAGCTCGTTTGAAATAG
- a CDS encoding inositol monophosphatase family protein — translation MESMTKSEQTHPAASLEDMIKTITKTFVIAHEQDSDEHLAQALVYNAGRLAWRMRENGVDTDYKTSVSDVVTDADRAAETFVAGVLEALRPEDGVLGEEGAARASKSGKTWVIDPVDGTYNFTQGSDYWCSALALVEGDPSAPTRLLFGAVHRPAMGYTWFGGPGIRTTRDGQEQKLLVDAPLSHISLATYIHPTRIADPSIQQAWLSVATKPATLRMLGAGSIDLASIADGSVGAWVQHSVADWDWLPGRALIEGVGGACIKVTAGGVEWSVAGNAEAVSEISETLSALD, via the coding sequence ATAGAAAGCATGACTAAATCAGAGCAGACACATCCTGCGGCAAGCCTTGAGGACATGATCAAAACCATCACAAAAACGTTCGTGATTGCGCATGAACAAGATTCAGATGAGCATCTTGCCCAGGCGTTGGTATACAACGCCGGCCGTTTGGCGTGGAGAATGCGCGAAAACGGAGTGGATACAGATTACAAAACGTCTGTTTCTGATGTAGTCACCGATGCCGATCGTGCCGCAGAGACTTTCGTCGCGGGCGTTCTTGAAGCGCTGCGGCCTGAGGACGGCGTGCTTGGTGAGGAAGGCGCGGCCCGGGCGTCGAAAAGCGGAAAAACCTGGGTCATTGACCCGGTCGACGGTACCTACAACTTCACGCAAGGCTCTGATTATTGGTGCTCAGCGCTCGCGCTGGTGGAAGGCGATCCGTCCGCGCCGACGCGTCTGCTTTTCGGCGCCGTGCACCGCCCGGCCATGGGATATACGTGGTTCGGTGGCCCGGGAATCCGCACCACGCGCGACGGGCAGGAGCAAAAATTGCTTGTCGACGCCCCCCTCTCCCACATTTCCCTCGCCACCTACATCCACCCAACACGTATCGCAGATCCGTCGATTCAACAAGCATGGCTAAGCGTTGCCACCAAACCTGCAACCCTGCGCATGCTTGGTGCCGGATCCATCGATCTTGCCAGCATCGCCGATGGCAGCGTTGGTGCGTGGGTGCAGCACAGCGTCGCCGACTGGGATTGGCTACCCGGCCGCGCACTCATCGAAGGTGTCGGCGGTGCCTGCATTAAAGTCACCGCAGGTGGCGTGGAATGGTCCGTTGCAGGAAACGCAGAAGCAGTTAGTGAGATCTCCGAAACATTAAGCGCACTAGACTAA
- the prfB gene encoding peptide chain release factor 2 has protein sequence MRPEFSAELSELDSTLTTIEKVLNPQEMSDRVRELEAQAADPSLWDDPDHAQQVTSELSHVQAELRKVTELRQRIEDLPIMVELAEEEDGDTSIAEDELAELRSLIDALEVKTMLSGEYDAREAVINIRSGAGGVDAADWAEMLMRMYTRWAEKNGHKVDIYDISYAEEAGIKSATFVVHGDYMYGQLSVEQGAHRLVRISPFDNQGRRQTSFAEVEVLPVVEKVDSIDIPDADVRVDVYRSSGPGGQSVNTTDSAVRLTHIPTGIVVTCQNEKSQIQNKASAMRVLQAKLLERKRQEERAEMDALGAGGNASWGNQMRSYVLHPYQMVKDLRTNFEVNDPQKVLDGDIDGLLEAGIRWRMAETQGSE, from the coding sequence ATGCGTCCCGAATTTTCTGCAGAACTCTCCGAGCTAGACAGCACGCTGACGACCATTGAAAAAGTGCTGAATCCGCAAGAGATGTCTGACCGAGTCAGAGAACTTGAAGCTCAGGCAGCTGATCCTTCTCTGTGGGATGACCCCGATCATGCACAACAAGTCACCTCTGAGCTGTCCCATGTGCAGGCTGAGCTGCGCAAAGTCACTGAATTGCGCCAGCGTATTGAAGACCTTCCCATTATGGTGGAACTTGCCGAGGAAGAAGACGGCGATACCTCTATTGCTGAAGATGAGTTGGCGGAACTGCGCTCGTTGATTGATGCGTTGGAAGTAAAAACCATGCTCTCGGGTGAATATGATGCTCGTGAAGCTGTGATCAATATCCGATCCGGTGCTGGCGGTGTTGATGCTGCGGACTGGGCTGAAATGCTCATGCGCATGTACACCCGCTGGGCTGAGAAAAACGGACACAAAGTAGATATCTACGATATTTCCTACGCCGAAGAAGCCGGCATTAAATCAGCCACCTTCGTGGTTCACGGCGACTATATGTATGGTCAACTTTCTGTCGAGCAGGGAGCCCACCGCCTCGTGCGCATTAGTCCTTTTGACAACCAAGGCCGCCGCCAAACCTCCTTTGCTGAAGTTGAGGTGCTTCCGGTGGTAGAAAAAGTCGACTCCATTGACATCCCAGATGCCGATGTCCGCGTTGATGTTTACCGCTCTTCAGGACCTGGTGGACAGTCTGTGAACACCACCGACTCCGCAGTGCGTTTGACTCACATCCCAACCGGCATCGTGGTGACCTGCCAAAACGAGAAATCTCAAATCCAGAACAAGGCTTCTGCGATGCGTGTTCTCCAGGCAAAACTGCTTGAACGAAAGCGCCAAGAAGAACGCGCCGAAATGGATGCCCTAGGTGCAGGAGGCAATGCATCGTGGGGTAATCAGATGCGTTCTTATGTGTTGCATCCGTACCAAATGGTGAAAGATCTGCGCACCAACTTTGAAGTCAACGATCCGCAAAAAGTCCTCGACGGCGATATCGATGGATTGCTGGAGGCGGGTATTCGCTGGCGCATGGCTGAAACTCAAGGTTCCGAATAG
- the ftsE gene encoding cell division ATP-binding protein FtsE produces MITFENVTKNYKTSTRPALDNVSLHIEKGEFVFLIGPSGSGKSTFLRLMTREEKVSSGSLTLADFQVNKLRGTQVNKLRQRIGYVFQDFRLLKNKNVYDNVAFALEVIGKKKDKIEELVPETLEMVGLAGKANRMPNELSGGEQQRVAIARAFVNRPLVLLADEPTGNLDPDTSDEIMVLLNRINRLGTTVVMSTHNARTVDDMRRRVIELHLGKMVRDDAHGVYGEMR; encoded by the coding sequence GTGATCACCTTCGAGAATGTCACCAAGAACTACAAGACTTCAACCCGCCCTGCATTAGACAATGTGTCCCTACACATTGAAAAGGGCGAGTTTGTCTTCCTCATCGGACCATCTGGCTCTGGAAAATCAACATTCCTCCGCCTAATGACCAGAGAGGAGAAAGTCAGTTCTGGATCGTTGACATTGGCTGATTTTCAGGTGAACAAACTCCGCGGAACGCAAGTAAATAAACTGCGCCAACGCATCGGCTACGTTTTCCAAGATTTCCGTTTGCTAAAAAACAAAAACGTTTATGACAACGTCGCATTCGCCCTCGAGGTAATCGGGAAGAAGAAAGACAAAATCGAAGAGCTTGTTCCCGAAACTTTAGAAATGGTTGGCCTTGCTGGAAAAGCCAACCGCATGCCCAATGAACTATCCGGTGGTGAACAACAACGAGTCGCCATTGCCCGAGCATTTGTCAACCGCCCGTTGGTGCTGCTTGCCGACGAACCCACAGGCAACCTCGACCCCGACACCTCCGATGAGATCATGGTTTTACTCAACCGAATCAACCGGCTTGGCACCACAGTGGTGATGTCTACCCACAATGCACGCACAGTTGACGATATGCGCAGGCGAGTCATCGAGCTGCATCTGGGCAAAATGGTCCGCGATGATGCGCATGGCGTCTATGGCGAAATGCGATAG
- the ftsX gene encoding permease-like cell division protein FtsX has translation MAFGYVLREAVRGMGRNLTMTIALIITTSISLALLATGFLVTNMTERTKDIYLDRVEVMIQLDEDTSANDPDCAAETCTQVRDELEKIDGIDSITYRSREASYERFVEVFKDTDPVLVAETSPDALPAAFHVRLGDPLAVEILDPIRELPQVSNVIDQVDDLRGATENLDSIRNATFLIAAVQVLASIFLIANMVQIAAFNRREETEIMRIVGASRFYTQGPFVLEAILSTLVGAVLATVGLFLGKELVIDKALRGLYESQLIAPVTTTDIWLVAPIISGIGIVVAGIIAQLTLRFYVRK, from the coding sequence ATGGCATTTGGATATGTATTGCGTGAAGCGGTTCGTGGCATGGGCCGCAACCTCACCATGACCATCGCGCTGATAATTACCACCTCCATTTCTTTGGCTCTGCTGGCTACTGGGTTCCTAGTCACAAACATGACCGAGCGGACTAAAGATATCTACCTGGATCGTGTGGAAGTAATGATCCAGTTGGATGAAGACACCTCTGCTAACGATCCAGACTGTGCGGCAGAAACCTGCACGCAAGTCCGTGACGAATTAGAGAAAATCGATGGCATCGACTCCATCACGTACCGATCCCGCGAAGCTTCCTACGAACGATTTGTAGAAGTATTCAAAGACACCGATCCTGTACTTGTTGCAGAAACCTCCCCGGATGCACTGCCCGCAGCATTCCACGTCCGACTCGGAGATCCACTAGCCGTAGAGATTCTCGATCCGATCCGCGAGCTTCCCCAAGTAAGCAACGTGATTGACCAAGTTGATGATTTGCGCGGAGCAACAGAAAACCTTGACTCCATCCGCAACGCCACCTTCTTGATCGCCGCAGTCCAAGTGCTAGCCTCAATCTTCCTCATTGCAAACATGGTTCAGATCGCTGCCTTCAACCGACGCGAAGAAACTGAGATCATGCGTATAGTCGGCGCATCGCGGTTCTACACCCAAGGCCCATTCGTTTTAGAAGCAATCCTTTCCACCTTGGTTGGTGCGGTCCTGGCAACCGTGGGATTGTTCCTAGGTAAAGAACTGGTTATCGACAAAGCACTTCGCGGACTCTATGAATCGCAACTGATCGCGCCAGTAACCACCACCGACATCTGGCTGGTTGCACCAATAATTTCCGGAATCGGCATCGTGGTCGCAGGCATTATTGCTCAGTTAACGCTACGTTTCTACGTGAGGAAATAA
- the smpB gene encoding SsrA-binding protein SmpB, producing the protein MAKKKKKVDDNNAVLATNRKARHDYHIIDTWEAGVVLLGTEIKSLREGKVSLVDSFATVENGEIWLQHLHIPQYSMGSWTNHSPKRTRKLLLHRKEIDSLMGKVRDGNRTLVPLKLYLKNGRVKLELGLAQGKQDYDKRQDIKRRTEEREVTRELGRRIKGINA; encoded by the coding sequence ATGGCCAAGAAGAAAAAGAAAGTCGACGACAACAACGCTGTTCTCGCGACCAATCGCAAGGCCCGCCATGACTACCACATTATTGATACGTGGGAGGCGGGCGTGGTGCTTTTAGGCACCGAAATTAAATCGCTACGCGAAGGCAAAGTCTCCCTCGTGGATTCTTTCGCCACCGTGGAAAATGGAGAAATTTGGCTCCAGCACCTCCACATCCCGCAATATTCCATGGGATCGTGGACGAACCATTCACCCAAGCGCACCCGAAAACTTTTGCTGCACCGCAAAGAGATCGACTCACTCATGGGTAAAGTCCGCGATGGCAACCGCACGCTCGTACCTCTGAAGCTGTATCTGAAAAACGGTCGCGTCAAGCTCGAACTTGGACTTGCGCAAGGTAAACAGGACTACGACAAGCGCCAAGACATCAAGCGTCGCACCGAGGAACGCGAAGTCACCCGCGAGCTCGGCCGTCGCATTAAGGGAATCAACGCGTAA
- a CDS encoding DUF488 domain-containing protein, with protein sequence MNIHIAKVHDVLKGEKTYGTTILVDRLWPRGVKKDDLEPDLWLKGVAPTPDLRTWFGHDPAKFSEFSKRYIDELNASNDKDLETLVDATSRHPVTLLYGAAGRDHNHAMVLATWLQK encoded by the coding sequence ATGAATATTCACATCGCAAAAGTCCACGACGTCCTCAAAGGTGAAAAAACCTACGGCACCACCATTTTGGTGGATCGGCTCTGGCCGCGCGGTGTGAAAAAAGACGACCTTGAGCCAGACCTCTGGCTCAAAGGTGTCGCGCCCACCCCTGACCTGCGCACATGGTTCGGCCACGACCCAGCTAAATTCTCCGAATTTAGCAAACGCTACATCGACGAGCTCAACGCCAGCAACGACAAAGACCTAGAAACGCTTGTCGACGCCACCTCCCGCCACCCCGTAACCCTCCTCTACGGTGCTGCCGGCCGCGACCACAACCACGCCATGGTTCTAGCCACGTGGCTACAGAAATAA
- a CDS encoding siderophore-interacting protein, with the protein MSTALPHQLKWEYSAFPVQISQKQRLSPGFMRITVTGEKLRFFGQWGLDQRIKVIIPSPAGNIPDFGILEEPTPPPTTWIPRAKSFPADQRPILRTYTPSAVRPELCEVDIDIYLHNPSGPVSRWAKNCSVDDELIITGPDVRAGETGYGITYHPTSAIDRLCLIGDCASAPAIANIVNQSKVPTTVFLHLDSLEDDVLIADSSTKLTFEDIDAYKAKVFQWASANAADPSVHFWIAGETSMVRFIRKELINSYRVDSSRITFLGYWKYGRRTVD; encoded by the coding sequence ATGTCCACCGCGCTCCCGCACCAGCTCAAGTGGGAATACAGTGCCTTCCCAGTACAGATCTCGCAAAAACAACGGCTCAGTCCCGGCTTCATGCGGATCACTGTCACGGGTGAAAAGCTCCGGTTCTTTGGCCAATGGGGCTTGGATCAACGCATCAAAGTGATCATCCCAAGCCCTGCTGGAAACATCCCCGATTTCGGAATCCTCGAAGAGCCCACTCCCCCACCGACAACGTGGATTCCTCGCGCTAAGTCTTTTCCAGCGGACCAACGACCGATCTTGCGCACCTACACCCCATCTGCGGTCCGACCCGAACTATGCGAAGTAGACATTGATATCTATCTTCACAACCCTTCGGGACCAGTATCCAGATGGGCAAAGAACTGCAGTGTTGACGATGAACTAATCATCACCGGCCCTGACGTACGCGCAGGAGAAACCGGCTACGGAATCACCTATCATCCGACTTCTGCGATCGATCGCCTCTGTCTCATCGGCGATTGTGCATCAGCTCCCGCGATCGCAAATATCGTCAATCAATCAAAAGTACCTACTACGGTTTTCCTCCACCTAGACAGCCTAGAAGATGATGTATTGATCGCCGATAGCTCTACCAAGCTCACTTTCGAAGACATCGACGCTTACAAAGCAAAGGTCTTCCAATGGGCTTCAGCCAATGCAGCAGATCCTTCAGTACACTTCTGGATCGCCGGTGAAACTAGCATGGTGCGCTTCATTCGCAAAGAACTAATCAACAGCTACCGAGTTGATTCCTCACGAATCACTTTCCTCGGCTACTGGAAATACGGCCGACGAACCGTAGATTAG
- a CDS encoding iron-siderophore ABC transporter substrate-binding protein — MSSRRKLSSALIVLLASALPLSACSSSSEEEASTSSATREFTDVHGTTEVPKNPQRVVVLEPLELDTAIALGITPVGAAVANNVTGIPAYLGVDGIEPVGTVSEPNIEAIAALEPDLILGTDSRHAEIYDRLESIAPTVFMTTHVDPWKDNVVFIGDALGKKQESEDLIQGFNDKCEEIKSEHDVEGKTVNMIRPRDEQTMSLYGPTSFAGSSLECAGLTIPDQEWKDGLQADIAPENFMLATANYVFVTATDVTDENELPEVIRENREQFPSLTLVDTSYWVSGVGPLGGSKVLEDIDAFLDAQQ; from the coding sequence ATGTCATCTCGCAGGAAACTCTCCTCCGCACTGATCGTGCTTCTCGCATCAGCACTCCCTCTCTCCGCTTGTTCCTCCAGCTCAGAAGAGGAAGCATCCACCAGCTCTGCGACCCGCGAGTTCACTGACGTTCACGGAACAACCGAAGTTCCCAAAAACCCTCAGCGCGTCGTTGTCCTCGAGCCACTTGAACTAGACACCGCAATCGCCCTCGGAATCACCCCAGTGGGTGCAGCTGTCGCCAACAACGTCACTGGTATTCCTGCATATCTCGGTGTCGATGGAATCGAACCAGTCGGCACCGTTTCTGAGCCAAACATCGAAGCGATCGCTGCTCTCGAACCCGACCTAATTCTGGGCACTGATTCCCGTCACGCCGAAATCTACGATCGCCTCGAATCCATCGCCCCCACTGTCTTCATGACAACCCATGTCGATCCTTGGAAAGACAACGTCGTCTTCATCGGTGATGCGCTGGGCAAGAAGCAGGAATCCGAGGATCTCATCCAAGGCTTCAACGACAAATGCGAAGAGATCAAGTCCGAGCACGACGTCGAAGGCAAGACCGTCAACATGATTCGTCCCCGCGACGAGCAAACCATGAGCTTGTACGGCCCAACCTCATTTGCCGGCAGCTCCTTGGAGTGCGCAGGACTCACCATTCCTGATCAAGAATGGAAGGACGGCCTCCAGGCAGATATCGCTCCTGAGAACTTTATGCTCGCCACCGCCAACTACGTCTTTGTCACCGCAACCGATGTCACTGATGAAAACGAGCTCCCCGAAGTAATCCGAGAAAACCGCGAACAGTTCCCATCGCTCACCCTTGTCGATACCAGCTACTGGGTATCCGGCGTTGGTCCACTTGGCGGCAGCAAAGTCTTGGAAGACATCGATGCCTTCCTCGACGCACAGCAGTAA